The following coding sequences are from one Hippopotamus amphibius kiboko isolate mHipAmp2 chromosome 9, mHipAmp2.hap2, whole genome shotgun sequence window:
- the LOC130860529 gene encoding olfactory receptor 10G9-like: protein MTNVGLVTSLIFTGLPHAPELDTLLFGIFLVIYVLTVVGNLLILLVITVDPHLHTPMYYFLTNLSFIDMWFSTVTVPKMLMTLVSPGGRAISFHSCVAQLYCFHFLGSTECFLYTVMSYDRYLAISYPLRYTSMMRGRTCALLTTTTWLSGSLHSAVQTTRTFCLPYCGPSRIQHYFCDAPPILKLACADTSAIEMVIFVIIGWVASGCFLLIVLSYVCIVHSILKIRTSEGRCGAFQTCASHCIVVLCFFLPCAFIYLRPGSKEAVDGIVAVCYTDAPSQPCGFHSEKQRCQESSVEAEK, encoded by the coding sequence ATGACAAACGTGGGCCTAGTGACATCGCTTATCTTCACAGGCCTTCCCCATGCACCAGAGCTGGACACGCTCCTCTTTGGAATCTTCCTGGTGATCTATGTCCTCACTGTGGTGGGGAACCTCCTCATCCTGCTGGTGATCACAGTGgatccccacctccacacccccatgtactacTTCCTGACCAACCTGTCCTTCATTGACATGTGGTTCTCCACGGTCACTGTGCCCAAAATGCTGATGACCCTGGTCTCCCCAGGAGGCAGGGCTATCTCCTTTCACAGCTGTGTGGCCCAGCTCTACTGCTTCCACTTCTTGGGGAGCACCGAGTGTTTCCTCTACACCGTCATGTCCTATGACCGCTACCTGGCCATCAGTTACCCTCTCAGGTACACCAGCATGATGAGGGGGAGAACATGCGCCCTCCTGACCACAACCACGTGGCTCAGTGGCTCTCTGCACTCTGCTGTCCAGACCACACGGACCTTCTGTTTGCCCTACTGTGGACCCAGCCGGATCCAGCATTACTTCTGCGATGCACCGCCCATCCTCAAACTCGCCTGCGCAGACACCTCCGCCATCGAGATGGTGATCTTTGTCATCATTGGGTGGGTGGCCTCAGGCTGCTTTCTCCTGATAGTGCTATCCTATGTGTGCATCGTCCATTCCATCCTGAAGATCCGCACCTCAGAGGGGAGATGCGGAGCCTTTCAGACCTGTGCCTCCCACTGCATTGtggtcctttgtttctttttacccTGTGCTTTCATTTACCTGAGGCCAGGCTCCAAGGAGGCTGTGGATGGGATTGTGGCAGTTTGCTACACTGATGCCCCTTCTCAACCCTGTGGTTTTCACTCTGAGAAACAAAGATGTCAAGAAAGCTCTGTTGAAGCTGAAAAGTGA
- the LOC130860526 gene encoding olfactory receptor 10G9-like, whose product MTNVSLVTSFILTGLPHAPQLDTLLFGIFLVIYVLTVVGNLLILLVITVDPHLHTPMYHFLTNLSFIDMWFSTVTVPKMLMTLVSPGGRAISFHSCVAQLYCFHFLGSTECFLYTVMSYDRYLAITYPLRYASMMRGRTCALLTTTTWLSGSLHSAVQTTLTFRLPYCGPSRIQHYFCDAPPILKLACADTSANKMVIFVNIGVVASGCFLLIVLSYVSIVHSILKIRTSEGRHRAFQTCASHCIVVLCFFAPCVFIYLRPGSKEAVDGIVAVFYSVLTPLLNPVVYTLRNKEVKKALFKLKDKVVYSQSI is encoded by the coding sequence ATGACAAACGTGAGCCTAGTGACATCGTTTATCCTCACTGGCCTTCCCCATGCACCACAGCTGGACACGCTCCTCTTTGGAATCTTCCTAGTGATCTATGTCCTCACTGTGGTGGGGAACCTCCTCATCCTGCTGGTGATCACTGTGgatccccacctccacacccccatgtatcACTTCCTGACCAATCTGTCCTTCATTGACATGTGGTTCTCCACGGTCACTGTGCCCAAAATGCTGATGACCCTGGTCTCCCCAGGAGGCAGGGCTATCTCCTTTCACAGCTGTGTGGCCCAGCTCTACTGCTTCCACTTCCTGGGGAGCACCGAGTGTTTCCTCTACACCGTCATGTCCTATGACCGCTACCTGGCCATCACTTACCCTCTCAGGTACGCCAGCATGATGAGGGGGAGAACATGCGCCCTCCTGACCACAACCACGTGGCTCAGTGGCTCTCTGCACTCTGCTGTCCAGACCACACTGACCTTCCGTTTGCCCTACTGTGGACCCAGCCGGATCCAGCATTATTTCTGCGATGCACCACCCATCCTCAAACTGGCCTGTGCAGACACCTCTGCCAACAAGATGGTGATCTTTGTCAACATTGGGGTGGTGGCCTCAGGCTGCTTTCTCCTGATAGTGCTGTCCTATGTGTCCATCGTCCATTCCATCCTGAAGATCCGCACCTCAGAGGGGAGACACAGAGCCTTTCAGACCTGTGCCTCCCACTGCATAGTGGTCCTTTGTTTCTTTGCTCCCTGTGTTTTCATTTACCTGAGGCCAGGCTCCAAGGAGGCTGTAGATGGGATTGTGGCAGTTTTCTACTCTGTGCTGACGCCCCTTCTGAACCCCGTGGTGTACACCCTGAGGAACAAGGAAGTGAAGAAAGCTCTGTTCAAGCTTAAAGACAAAGTAGTGTATTCTCAAAGCATATAA
- the LOC130860527 gene encoding olfactory receptor 10G4-like → MTNVSLVTMFILKGLSHTPELDPLLFGIFLVIYVLTVVGNLLILLVITVDPHLHTPMYYFLTNLSFIDMWYSTVTVPKMLMTLVSPGGRAISFHSCVAQLYSFHFLGSTECFLYTIMSYDRYLAISYPLRYTSMMRGRTCALLAITTWLSGSLHSAVQTILTFRLPYCGPSRIQHYFCDAPPILKLACADTSAIEMVIFVNVGVVASFCFLLIVLSYVSIVHSILKIRTSEGRRRAFQTCASHCIVVLCFFVPCVFIYLRPGSKEAVDAIVVIFYTVLTPLLKPVVYTLRNKEVKKALFKLKDKVEYSQSK, encoded by the coding sequence ATGACAAACGTGAGCCTAGTGACAATGTTCATCCTCAAGGGCCTTTCCCACACACCAGAGCTGGACCCGCTCCTCTTTGGAATCTTCCTGGTGATCTATGTTCTCACGGTGGTGGGGAACCTCCTCATCCTGCTGGTGATCACTGTGgatccccacctccacacccccatgtactacTTCCTGACCAACCTGTCCTTCATTGACATGTGGTACTCTACAGTCACTGTGCCCAAAATGCTGATGACTCTGGTCTCCCCAGGAGGCAGGGCTATCTCCTTTCACAGCTGTGTGGCCCAGCTCTACTCCTTCCATTTCCTGGGGAGCACCGAGTGTTTCCTCTACACCATCATGTCCTATGACCGCTACCTGGCCATCAGTTACCCGCTCAGGTACACCAGCATGATGAGGGGGAGAACGTGCGCCCTCCTGGCCATAACCACGTGGCTCAGTGGCTCTCTGCACTCTGCTGTCCAGACCATACTGACCTTCCGTTTGCCCTACTGTGGGCCCAGTCGAATCCAGCATTACTTCTGCGATGCACCGCCCATCCTCAAACTCGCCTGCGCAGACACCTCTGCAATCGAGATGGTGATCTTTGTTAATGTCGGAGTAGTGGCCTCGTTCTGCTTTCTCCTGATAGTGCTGTCCTATGTGTCCATCGTCCATTCCATCCTGAAGATCCGCACCTCAGAGGGGAGACGCAGAGCCTTTCAAACCTGTGCCTCCCACTGCATAGTggtcctttgtttctttgttccctGTGTTTTCATTTACCTGAGGCCAGGCTCCAAGGAGGCTGTGGATGCGATTGTCGTAATTTTCTACACTGTGTTGACACCCCTTCTGAAACCTGTGGTGTACACCTTGAGGAacaaagaagtgaagaaagcTCTGTTCAAGCTTAAAGACAAAGTAGAGTATTCTCAGAGCAAATAA